Proteins from a single region of Bartonella sp. M0283:
- the coaA gene encoding type I pantothenate kinase, producing MVDALKPTNQTGDLSDFVFGRYSPYSIFTAYEWSVFRADTPLTLTFDEVKRLRSIGDPIDLHEVQRIYLSLSRLLSTHVEAIQMLFQKRKRFLRTQNTAKTPFIIGIAGSVAVGKSTTARILQELLKRWPSSPKVDLITTDGFLYPNAVLKAENRMDRKGFPDSYDVGKLLRFLSAIKAGMGDVVAPLYSHQAYDVLPNEQIVVDRPDILIVEGINVLQVRDLPRDGKAVPFVSDFFDFSIYIDAKTEIIRHWYMERFRRFRLTAFQNPDSYFHRYSKMTEKEAMDVAENLWNTINLKNLEENILPTRPRADLILRKGSDHLVEYVALRKL from the coding sequence ATGGTTGACGCGCTAAAGCCCACCAATCAGACTGGTGACCTTAGTGATTTTGTTTTCGGCCGTTATTCGCCCTATAGCATTTTCACTGCCTATGAATGGTCTGTCTTTCGTGCGGACACTCCATTGACCCTGACATTTGACGAGGTCAAACGGTTACGCTCTATCGGTGACCCGATTGATCTTCATGAAGTGCAACGCATTTATCTTTCCCTTTCCCGTTTGCTTTCGACCCATGTCGAAGCAATCCAGATGTTATTTCAAAAACGCAAACGTTTCTTGCGTACGCAAAACACTGCAAAAACCCCGTTCATTATCGGGATTGCGGGTTCGGTTGCCGTTGGAAAATCAACCACCGCCCGCATTTTGCAAGAACTCCTTAAACGCTGGCCCTCGAGCCCCAAGGTGGACCTGATAACAACAGACGGTTTTCTCTATCCCAATGCAGTCCTGAAGGCTGAAAACAGAATGGATAGAAAAGGCTTTCCCGATTCTTATGATGTCGGCAAACTTTTACGTTTCCTTTCTGCTATCAAGGCAGGTATGGGCGATGTTGTGGCACCCCTTTATTCCCATCAGGCTTATGATGTTTTGCCAAATGAGCAAATTGTTGTCGACCGGCCGGATATTCTGATTGTCGAGGGTATCAACGTGCTTCAGGTCAGGGATTTACCGCGTGATGGAAAGGCCGTGCCATTCGTTTCCGACTTTTTCGATTTTTCTATTTATATCGATGCGAAAACCGAAATTATCCGTCATTGGTATATGGAGCGGTTCCGCCGTTTCCGGCTCACAGCATTCCAGAATCCGGACTCATATTTCCATCGTTATTCAAAAATGACCGAAAAAGAAGCTATGGATGTAGCGGAAAATCTCTGGAACACAATCAATTTGAAAAATCTTGAAGAAAATATTCTGCCAACAAGACCACGCGCCGATCTTATTTTGCGAAAGGGTAGCGATCATCTGGTAGAATATGTCGCACTTAGAAAATTATAG
- the hslU gene encoding ATP-dependent protease ATPase subunit HslU: protein MSSVFSPREIVSELDRFIIGQKDAKRAVAIALRNRWRRQQLKGEMREEVMPKNILMIGPTGVGKTEIARRLAKLAGSPFVKVEATKFTEVGYVGRDVEQIIRDLVEVAINLVREKKREAVKAKAHINAEERVLDALVGKTASPATRESFRKKLREGELDDNEIEIEVADNSPNSAPTFDIPGMPGAQMGIMNLSDIFGKMGGRTKTRKTTVKNAFKPLIEDESDKLLDQDQIIQEALRSTENDGIVFIDEIDKIAAREGGLGAGVSREGVQRDLLPLIEGTTVATKYGQIKTDHILFIASGAFHVSKPSDLLPELQGRLPIRVELNALTREDFRRILTETEVSLIKQYIALMATENVTLEITDDAIDALADIAVDLNSTVENIGARRLQTVMERVLDEISFTAPDKSGTTFKVDAAYVKKAVGDLAANADLSRFIL from the coding sequence ATGAGTTCTGTATTTTCCCCCCGCGAAATAGTTTCCGAGCTTGATCGCTTTATTATCGGACAAAAAGATGCCAAGCGTGCCGTTGCTATAGCATTGCGCAACCGTTGGCGCCGCCAACAGCTTAAAGGCGAAATGCGCGAAGAAGTGATGCCGAAAAATATTCTGATGATCGGGCCGACCGGTGTTGGCAAGACCGAAATTGCACGGCGTCTCGCAAAACTTGCAGGTTCACCTTTTGTCAAGGTTGAAGCCACCAAATTTACAGAGGTCGGCTATGTCGGCCGTGATGTCGAACAGATTATTCGTGACCTTGTTGAAGTGGCCATCAATCTTGTCCGTGAAAAAAAACGTGAAGCGGTGAAAGCTAAAGCCCATATCAACGCAGAAGAACGTGTTCTGGATGCGCTGGTCGGCAAAACCGCAAGTCCTGCAACCCGCGAAAGTTTCCGCAAAAAATTGCGTGAGGGCGAGCTTGATGACAATGAAATTGAAATAGAGGTTGCCGATAACAGCCCGAATAGTGCCCCTACCTTCGACATTCCCGGTATGCCGGGCGCGCAAATGGGCATTATGAATTTGTCCGATATTTTCGGTAAGATGGGTGGACGCACCAAGACGCGGAAAACCACAGTTAAAAATGCATTCAAACCATTGATCGAAGACGAGTCCGACAAGCTTCTCGATCAGGATCAGATCATTCAGGAAGCGCTTCGTTCCACTGAAAATGACGGTATTGTCTTTATTGACGAGATCGACAAGATCGCAGCCCGTGAAGGCGGCCTTGGTGCCGGTGTTTCGCGTGAAGGTGTGCAGCGTGATCTGTTACCTTTGATTGAAGGAACAACCGTTGCCACCAAATATGGTCAAATCAAAACCGATCATATTCTGTTTATCGCGTCCGGTGCGTTTCATGTTTCGAAACCTTCCGATCTCTTGCCTGAGCTTCAGGGACGTTTGCCAATCAGGGTCGAGCTTAATGCGCTCACACGGGAAGATTTCCGCCGTATTCTTACCGAAACGGAAGTCAGTCTTATCAAGCAATATATTGCTTTGATGGCAACTGAAAATGTGACACTGGAAATTACCGATGATGCCATTGATGCTCTCGCCGATATAGCAGTAGATTTGAACTCTACTGTAGAAAATATCGGTGCCCGCCGCCTGCAAACAGTGATGGAACGCGTTCTTGACGAAATTTCCTTCACAGCACCCGATAAATCGGGCACAACCTTCAAGGTTGATGCGGCTTATGTCAAAAAAGCAGTGGGTGACCTTGCCGCCAATGCCGATTTGTCGCGGTTTATTCTGTAA
- a CDS encoding asparaginase: protein MPTVAIGALGGTIAMVAGKSGGVEPELSAEQLAKSVPGISELATIHAETLAKLPSGSLSFKVLFEALDWANNQIDKGAKAVILTQGTDTLEESAFLLSLYWQKPQPLVITGAMRAPMAAGADGPANLLSSLLVAIDEQSVGRGALVVMNDEIHSPYFVRKSHSLKVETFKSGLVGPLGVIVETKPVFFHSIDRRPKPLSRPKTLDKKVALVEACLSSGGDHLELLFSSGIYQGVVIAGFGSGHVSFEEADIIKNYAGTLPVIVATRAYSGPTSERTYGYKGSEIDLMKSGVLMGRWLSPLKARLLLWALLSAGHDKEAIEKEWGHWQIGETVETV, encoded by the coding sequence TTGCCGACAGTTGCTATTGGTGCATTGGGTGGCACAATTGCCATGGTTGCCGGAAAGTCCGGTGGAGTGGAGCCTGAACTTTCGGCAGAACAGCTTGCAAAATCAGTTCCCGGCATTTCCGAGCTTGCTACAATACATGCCGAAACATTGGCAAAACTGCCAAGCGGTTCTCTCTCCTTCAAAGTGTTGTTTGAAGCTCTTGATTGGGCAAATAACCAGATTGATAAAGGTGCAAAAGCTGTCATTCTGACACAAGGCACCGACACGCTTGAAGAATCAGCATTTCTCCTTTCACTTTATTGGCAAAAACCGCAACCGCTTGTTATTACCGGCGCTATGCGTGCACCAATGGCAGCCGGTGCCGACGGGCCGGCCAATCTTTTATCCTCGTTACTCGTGGCAATAGATGAACAAAGCGTGGGTCGCGGCGCTTTGGTGGTGATGAATGACGAAATCCACTCTCCCTATTTTGTAAGAAAAAGTCATTCGCTTAAAGTTGAAACTTTCAAATCAGGTTTAGTCGGCCCGCTTGGTGTGATTGTCGAGACAAAGCCGGTTTTCTTCCACTCTATCGATAGACGACCAAAACCGCTAAGCCGGCCGAAAACGCTTGATAAAAAAGTTGCCCTTGTCGAAGCCTGCCTTTCTTCAGGAGGAGATCATCTTGAACTCTTATTTTCAAGCGGCATTTATCAGGGCGTTGTGATTGCCGGTTTCGGCTCAGGCCATGTCAGTTTCGAGGAAGCCGATATTATTAAAAATTATGCGGGCACTCTGCCGGTTATTGTGGCAACACGGGCCTATAGCGGGCCAACGAGTGAGAGAACCTATGGCTATAAAGGTTCGGAAATTGATCTGATGAAAAGCGGCGTGCTGATGGGCCGGTGGCTTTCGCCCTTAAAAGCGCGGCTTTTATTATGGGCTCTCCTTTCAGCCGGTCATGATAAAGAGGCAATTGAAAAAGAATGGGGTCACTGGCAAATCGGCGAGACAGTCGAAACCGTTTAA
- the hisF gene encoding imidazole glycerol phosphate synthase subunit HisF, translated as MTLKARIIPCLDVKDGRVVKGVNFVDLVDAGDPVEVAKAYDSAGADELCFLDITASSDNRETLFDVVARTADQCFMPVTVGGGVRTVNDIRKLLLAGADKVSINTAAVKNPDFVAEAADKFGNQCIVVAIDAKEVAGDGKNRHWEIFTHGGRNPTGIDAIEFARLVVEKGAGEILLTSMDRDGTKEGYDIALTRTLADAVDVPVIASGGVGTLDHLVAGIRDGHATAVLAASIFHFGTYSIGEAKHYMAKAGIPVRMDEFGEGE; from the coding sequence ATGACCCTCAAAGCGCGTATTATTCCTTGTCTTGATGTCAAAGACGGGCGTGTGGTCAAAGGGGTCAACTTTGTTGATCTCGTTGATGCCGGTGATCCGGTTGAAGTCGCAAAAGCCTATGACAGCGCCGGCGCCGATGAATTGTGTTTTCTCGATATCACGGCAAGTAGCGACAATCGCGAAACATTGTTCGATGTTGTTGCCCGCACAGCTGACCAATGCTTTATGCCTGTCACTGTTGGCGGAGGTGTGCGCACTGTAAACGACATTCGCAAACTTCTGCTTGCCGGTGCCGACAAGGTGTCAATAAACACCGCCGCTGTCAAAAACCCCGATTTTGTTGCCGAAGCTGCCGATAAATTCGGTAACCAATGTATTGTGGTTGCCATTGATGCCAAAGAGGTGGCGGGCGACGGTAAAAACCGGCATTGGGAAATTTTTACCCATGGGGGCAGAAACCCGACCGGCATAGATGCAATCGAATTTGCCCGTCTTGTTGTAGAAAAAGGTGCCGGTGAAATTCTGCTTACCTCAATGGATCGTGACGGGACAAAAGAAGGCTATGACATTGCTTTGACCCGCACCCTTGCCGACGCGGTGGATGTCCCCGTGATTGCTTCGGGCGGGGTCGGAACACTCGACCATCTTGTTGCCGGTATCCGTGACGGACATGCAACGGCAGTGCTCGCCGCTTCGATTTTCCATTTCGGAACCTATAGCATTGGTGAAGCAAAGCACTATATGGCAAAAGCCGGCATTCCGGTACGCATGGATGAATTTGGAGAAGGTGAATGA
- a CDS encoding M17 family metallopeptidase → MSRILAPVTSCPIEFMTEQSEQSRPIILVGENDQSLFSEDIVAASWAKANHFTGKCGDILIVPDNNGMVSKVYFGIGDGNDVFAIGSLFKQLPEGDWHFEHLPENALNFFLGLALGSYKFTRYLEITGTKKIRITLPAEIDKEELKRLIGTTFLVRDLINTPTNDMQPDTIEEAIRELGRTYSATVTCIWGDDLLKQNFPMVHAVGRAGSVAPRIIDLRWGDENHPKVTLVGKGVAFDSGGLDIKSANGMLLMKKDMGGAANVMGLAKLIMDAKLPIRLRLIVPAVENSISGNAFRPGDVLKSRKGLTVEIGNTDAEGRLILADALAYGDEEKPDYLFDMATLTGAARVALGPDVPPFYCNNDELGQKISRISMEIQDPLWQLPLWKPYQKKLGSRIADLNNVTTDGFAGSITAALFLQKFVDQAANWAHFDIYGWTPAEKPAFPIGGEAQGIRALYTILKGL, encoded by the coding sequence ATGTCACGAATTTTGGCTCCGGTAACGTCTTGTCCGATTGAATTTATGACCGAACAATCGGAGCAAAGCCGGCCGATCATTCTGGTCGGCGAAAATGATCAATCTTTGTTTTCTGAAGACATTGTTGCAGCCTCGTGGGCAAAAGCCAACCACTTCACTGGCAAATGCGGTGACATATTGATCGTTCCGGATAATAACGGAATGGTTTCCAAAGTTTATTTCGGCATCGGGGACGGAAATGATGTCTTTGCCATCGGAAGTCTGTTCAAACAATTGCCGGAAGGCGATTGGCATTTTGAACATTTGCCGGAAAATGCCCTCAACTTCTTTTTGGGACTTGCTCTGGGAAGCTATAAATTCACGCGTTATCTCGAAATAACCGGAACCAAGAAAATCAGAATTACTCTTCCTGCCGAAATCGATAAAGAAGAACTGAAACGCCTTATTGGAACAACATTTCTCGTTCGCGATCTCATCAATACGCCGACCAATGACATGCAGCCCGACACAATCGAGGAGGCGATACGTGAATTGGGAAGAACTTACAGCGCGACTGTTACCTGTATCTGGGGGGATGATCTTCTCAAACAGAATTTCCCGATGGTCCATGCTGTTGGCCGTGCCGGCTCGGTAGCCCCGCGCATTATTGATCTTCGCTGGGGAGACGAGAACCACCCTAAAGTGACATTGGTGGGAAAAGGGGTTGCTTTTGATAGTGGCGGCCTTGATATAAAATCTGCAAACGGCATGTTGCTGATGAAAAAAGACATGGGGGGAGCTGCCAATGTGATGGGGCTTGCCAAACTCATTATGGACGCAAAACTCCCTATCCGGTTGCGACTTATCGTTCCTGCTGTCGAAAACTCCATTTCGGGAAATGCTTTTCGGCCCGGAGATGTTTTAAAAAGCAGAAAAGGATTGACTGTCGAGATCGGCAATACCGATGCTGAAGGGCGGCTTATTCTGGCTGATGCACTCGCCTATGGTGACGAGGAAAAACCGGACTATCTTTTCGACATGGCAACCTTGACCGGTGCAGCACGTGTGGCATTGGGACCGGATGTTCCACCTTTTTATTGTAATAACGATGAATTGGGGCAAAAAATCTCTCGCATATCAATGGAAATTCAGGATCCGTTATGGCAATTGCCACTTTGGAAACCTTACCAGAAAAAACTTGGCTCCCGCATTGCCGATCTCAATAATGTAACAACGGATGGATTTGCCGGTTCTATCACGGCTGCCTTGTTTTTACAGAAATTCGTCGACCAAGCGGCAAACTGGGCACATTTTGATATTTATGGCTGGACACCGGCCGAAAAACCCGCCTTCCCGATTGGTGGTGAAGCTCAAGGGATTCGCGCTCTTTATACAATTCTGAAAGGTCTTTGA
- the hisA gene encoding 1-(5-phosphoribosyl)-5-[(5-phosphoribosylamino)methylideneamino]imidazole-4-carboxamide isomerase, giving the protein MILYPAIDLKDGFCVRLKLGDMNKATVYSADPAAQAHHFQSEGFKWLHVVDLNGAFEGVTVNGSAVDAILRATTNPVQLGGGIRTLAHIENWLKKGLARVILGTVAVRNPQLVREACKLFPGKIAVGIDARGGKVAVEGWAEESELSALELAKRFEGAGVAAIIYTDIDRDGILTGINWNSTLDLARSVSIPVIASGGLASMEDIKRLCSPDAAILNGAISGRALYDGHIDAKEALALIDEANKKAGKSGQS; this is encoded by the coding sequence ATGATTCTTTACCCTGCAATCGATCTTAAAGACGGGTTTTGCGTCCGCCTGAAACTCGGCGATATGAATAAGGCAACTGTTTATAGTGCCGATCCTGCCGCACAAGCCCACCACTTCCAGTCGGAAGGTTTCAAATGGCTTCATGTTGTAGACCTTAACGGTGCATTTGAAGGTGTTACCGTCAACGGTTCGGCTGTTGATGCAATATTGCGCGCAACAACCAATCCCGTCCAGCTTGGCGGCGGTATCAGAACCCTTGCCCATATCGAAAACTGGCTGAAAAAGGGGCTCGCCCGCGTAATTCTGGGCACTGTTGCTGTCAGAAATCCGCAACTGGTTCGCGAGGCTTGCAAACTTTTTCCGGGAAAAATTGCTGTCGGTATTGATGCTCGCGGTGGCAAAGTTGCCGTTGAAGGATGGGCTGAAGAGTCCGAACTTTCCGCCCTTGAGCTCGCAAAGCGTTTTGAAGGTGCAGGTGTTGCCGCCATTATCTATACCGATATTGATCGCGATGGAATCCTCACCGGTATTAACTGGAATTCGACCCTTGATCTTGCCCGCTCTGTTTCAATACCAGTTATTGCTTCCGGCGGCCTTGCCTCAATGGAGGATATCAAACGGCTTTGTTCGCCCGATGCTGCCATATTGAACGGTGCCATTTCCGGACGTGCTCTTTATGACGGGCATATTGATGCAAAAGAAGCATTGGCATTGATTGACGAGGCAAATAAAAAAGCCGGAAAGAGTGGGCAATCATGA
- a CDS encoding zinc-binding alcohol dehydrogenase family protein, producing MKAVGYYENLPISDDRSLQDLTVDVPKIGDYDLLVAVKAVSVNPIDVKTRQTGKAFSDGPRILGFDASGIVQKLGKNVTGFHEGDEVFYAGAINRQGSNSEFQAIDSRLVALKPKSLDFKTAAAMPLTSLTAYEMLFDRIDILKPVHEGKNALLMIAGAGGVGSIAIQLARHLSDVEIIATASRPQSQEWALKMGAHHVIDHTKDFAPQLEKIGFPHPSFIFSTANSDGYLPQYVDIIAPEGRLGLIDGPKTFDINPLKMKSVSVHWESMFTRSMFVTDDIARQGEILSHVARLIDEKKILPTLSKVLSPINAATLREAHRLIETQRSVGKLVVEGF from the coding sequence ATGAAAGCCGTCGGATATTACGAGAATTTGCCGATTAGTGATGATCGGTCCTTGCAGGATTTAACCGTTGATGTGCCGAAAATCGGTGATTACGACCTGTTGGTTGCTGTGAAGGCTGTTTCGGTCAATCCGATTGATGTGAAAACACGTCAAACCGGCAAAGCTTTTTCCGATGGGCCGAGAATTTTGGGGTTTGATGCTTCCGGCATTGTGCAAAAACTCGGCAAAAATGTTACCGGTTTCCATGAGGGGGATGAAGTCTTTTACGCCGGTGCTATCAATCGGCAAGGTTCAAACAGTGAATTTCAGGCTATTGATAGTCGTCTGGTCGCGTTAAAGCCCAAGAGTCTGGATTTCAAGACAGCGGCAGCGATGCCGCTTACCTCGCTCACTGCTTACGAAATGTTGTTTGATCGTATTGATATTTTGAAACCGGTTCATGAAGGGAAAAATGCTCTATTGATGATTGCCGGTGCAGGCGGCGTTGGTTCGATTGCCATTCAATTGGCGCGCCACCTCTCGGATGTGGAAATCATTGCAACAGCATCGCGTCCGCAATCGCAGGAATGGGCCTTGAAAATGGGTGCTCATCACGTCATTGACCACACAAAAGATTTTGCCCCACAGCTTGAGAAGATCGGTTTTCCTCATCCGTCTTTCATTTTCTCGACAGCAAATTCTGATGGTTACTTGCCGCAATATGTCGATATTATTGCACCCGAAGGCCGACTTGGTCTGATTGATGGGCCGAAAACATTTGATATTAACCCGCTAAAGATGAAAAGCGTGTCGGTTCATTGGGAATCCATGTTTACCCGTTCTATGTTCGTAACAGACGATATAGCGCGCCAGGGAGAAATACTCTCTCATGTTGCGCGTTTAATCGACGAAAAGAAAATTTTGCCTACACTGTCAAAAGTTCTTTCACCAATCAATGCAGCTACTTTACGTGAAGCGCATCGTTTGATCGAAACGCAGCGGTCGGTCGGCAAGCTCGTTGTCGAAGGATTCTGA
- the hslV gene encoding ATP-dependent protease subunit HslV codes for MTEHKPDTMYGTTIITVRKGNKVVIAGDGQVTLGQTIMKGNARKVRRIGKNGSVIAGFAGATADAFTLLERLETKLEQYPDQLMRACVELAKDWRTDRYLRKLEAMMLVADKNVTLALTGLGDVLEPEDGIMAIGSGGNFALSAARALIDTDMDAETIARKAMKIASDICVYTNSNFIVETLDAE; via the coding sequence GTGACAGAACATAAGCCCGATACAATGTATGGCACGACCATCATTACAGTTCGTAAAGGCAATAAGGTTGTCATTGCCGGTGATGGACAGGTGACATTAGGGCAGACAATCATGAAGGGTAATGCAAGAAAAGTACGCCGTATTGGCAAAAATGGATCGGTTATTGCCGGTTTCGCCGGAGCAACAGCCGACGCATTTACTCTGCTTGAACGGCTTGAAACCAAGCTTGAACAATATCCTGACCAATTGATGCGTGCCTGTGTTGAACTTGCCAAGGATTGGCGCACTGATCGTTATTTGCGTAAATTGGAAGCGATGATGCTGGTGGCCGATAAAAATGTAACATTGGCTTTGACAGGGCTCGGCGATGTGCTTGAACCTGAAGATGGCATTATGGCAATCGGTTCGGGTGGCAACTTTGCTCTTTCGGCAGCGCGTGCACTGATCGACACCGATATGGATGCCGAAACAATTGCCCGCAAAGCCATGAAGATTGCTTCCGATATTTGCGTTTACACCAATAGCAACTTTATTGTTGAAACGCTTGATGCCGAATAA
- the hisB gene encoding imidazoleglycerol-phosphate dehydratase HisB has protein sequence MTRSATIKRKTNETDISVSVNLDGTGTFEIDTGVGFFNHMLEQLSRHSLIDMKIKAVGDTYIDDHHTVEDCGIALGEAIKQALGERRGIRRYASLDLAMDETCTRAAIDVSGRPFLIFKVEFPTQKIGSFDTELVREFFQAFSQHAGITLHIVNHYGLNSHHIAETAFKSVARVLRAAIEEDPRQKNAVPSTKGTLKG, from the coding sequence ATGACGCGCTCAGCAACGATAAAACGCAAAACCAACGAGACAGATATTTCGGTTTCGGTCAACCTAGACGGAACAGGAACATTCGAGATTGATACCGGTGTAGGATTTTTCAATCATATGTTGGAACAACTTTCCCGCCATTCATTGATCGATATGAAAATCAAGGCTGTCGGTGACACCTATATAGACGATCATCATACGGTCGAAGATTGCGGAATTGCGTTGGGTGAAGCTATCAAACAGGCTTTGGGTGAGCGGCGCGGCATTCGCCGTTATGCTTCGCTTGATCTTGCGATGGATGAAACCTGCACGAGAGCGGCTATTGATGTATCGGGACGCCCGTTTCTCATTTTCAAGGTTGAATTTCCGACACAAAAAATCGGTTCGTTCGATACCGAATTGGTGAGAGAGTTTTTTCAGGCTTTTTCCCAGCATGCCGGAATTACGCTTCATATCGTCAATCATTATGGTTTGAATAGCCACCATATAGCCGAGACCGCATTCAAATCGGTAGCCCGCGTTTTACGTGCTGCAATCGAGGAAGACCCGCGCCAGAAAAACGCCGTGCCTTCGACCAAGGGCACGTTGAAAGGTTGA
- a CDS encoding NlpC/P60 family protein, whose protein sequence is MDKLDPRLHAYRPDLADEALRGKVEASRFVAGSLKRIVAPVAPLYKIPDALSERQSECLFGEDVKVFEEKNGFCWVQAQQDGYVGYVEQSKIGPIRSQPTHRVNVPRTFQYRDADLRSPMIGPLSMGSRISVVSEAETRGTRYARLDNGSFVVFNHIIPVSTVEDDYVTIAESFIHTPYLWGGKSGLGIDCSGLVQLAMMMTGRMVLRDTDMQQATIGKDIAPEGGLQRGDLVFWKGHVAIMVDSGTLIHANGASMDVRKENLDHAIERIATAHSTPTGYRRL, encoded by the coding sequence ATGGATAAACTTGACCCGCGTCTTCATGCTTATCGTCCTGACCTTGCCGACGAAGCTTTGCGTGGCAAAGTAGAAGCATCCCGATTTGTGGCGGGCTCTTTGAAGCGCATTGTCGCACCTGTTGCTCCTCTTTATAAAATTCCGGACGCGCTCTCAGAACGGCAAAGCGAATGTCTCTTCGGCGAAGATGTAAAAGTCTTTGAAGAAAAAAACGGCTTTTGCTGGGTTCAAGCCCAACAAGATGGCTATGTCGGTTACGTAGAACAATCAAAAATCGGACCTATCAGAAGTCAACCCACCCATCGGGTGAACGTACCACGCACTTTCCAATATCGTGATGCGGACTTGCGCAGCCCCATGATAGGCCCTTTATCCATGGGAAGCCGCATCAGCGTGGTTTCAGAGGCAGAAACACGCGGCACCCGTTATGCGAGGCTTGATAATGGAAGCTTTGTTGTTTTCAACCATATTATACCTGTCAGCACGGTGGAAGATGATTATGTAACAATAGCAGAATCTTTCATTCACACGCCCTATCTTTGGGGCGGAAAAAGTGGCTTGGGAATTGATTGTTCAGGCCTTGTTCAACTTGCGATGATGATGACGGGGCGTATGGTTTTGCGCGATACCGATATGCAGCAGGCAACAATCGGGAAAGATATTGCACCTGAAGGCGGCCTTCAACGCGGTGATCTCGTCTTCTGGAAGGGGCATGTTGCCATTATGGTTGATTCCGGAACACTTATTCATGCCAATGGTGCGTCAATGGATGTGAGAAAAGAAAATCTTGACCACGCCATCGAACGTATTGCAACGGCCCATTCGACTCCAACCGGTTATCGGCGGTTATAG
- a CDS encoding phosphoribosyl-ATP diphosphatase: MTDFSLHSLEDIIAKRAMVDDGSSYTASLVQKGMGRAAKKMGEEAVETVIASLDEDDKHFISESADLIYHLLVMWHIRGIKLDDVVKELARRTAQSGLEEKASRKNG, translated from the coding sequence ATGACTGATTTTAGCTTGCATAGCCTTGAAGATATTATTGCCAAACGGGCAATGGTTGACGATGGCAGTTCCTATACGGCAAGCCTCGTACAAAAGGGAATGGGGCGGGCTGCCAAAAAAATGGGGGAAGAAGCTGTCGAAACAGTTATTGCTTCGCTTGATGAAGATGACAAACATTTCATCAGCGAGAGTGCCGATCTCATCTATCATTTGCTGGTAATGTGGCATATTCGCGGAATAAAGCTTGATGACGTTGTTAAAGAATTGGCAAGACGCACCGCTCAATCAGGACTTGAGGAAAAGGCTTCCCGAAAGAATGGTTGA
- the hisH gene encoding imidazole glycerol phosphate synthase subunit HisH: MQVAIIDYGSGNLRSATKAFERASHDHGINADIILTNRAEDVMKADRVVLPGVGAYADCRAGLDAVQGMVEALNERVLKGGYPFIGICVGMQLMASRGMEKTVTNGLGWIKGDVTLIKPQDAALKVPQIGWNTLELKRSHPLFSGIRTGEHGLHAYFVHSYQLDCQNPDELLAVTDYGGPVTAAVIRDNMFGTQFHPEKSQRLGLQLIANFLEWKP; encoded by the coding sequence ATGCAAGTCGCAATTATCGACTACGGCTCCGGCAATTTACGCTCGGCCACAAAAGCTTTCGAGCGCGCAAGCCATGACCATGGCATAAATGCGGATATTATCCTCACCAATCGGGCAGAAGATGTTATGAAAGCCGACCGCGTGGTTTTGCCAGGAGTCGGTGCTTATGCCGATTGTCGGGCGGGACTTGATGCCGTTCAGGGAATGGTTGAAGCTTTGAACGAAAGGGTGCTGAAAGGTGGCTATCCCTTTATCGGGATTTGCGTTGGCATGCAGCTCATGGCTTCCCGCGGAATGGAAAAAACAGTCACCAACGGACTTGGCTGGATTAAGGGTGATGTTACTTTGATAAAGCCTCAAGACGCTGCTTTGAAAGTGCCCCAGATCGGCTGGAACACTCTCGAATTGAAACGGAGCCATCCGCTATTTTCCGGTATCCGCACCGGTGAACACGGGCTTCACGCCTATTTCGTCCATTCCTACCAACTTGATTGCCAAAATCCTGATGAATTGTTGGCAGTCACCGATTATGGCGGGCCGGTCACCGCAGCAGTTATCCGCGACAATATGTTCGGGACGCAGTTTCATCCGGAAAAAAGCCAGCGTCTCGGTCTTCAACTCATTGCCAATTTTCTGGAATGGAAACCATGA